A stretch of the Comamonas testosteroni TK102 genome encodes the following:
- the ribD gene encoding bifunctional diaminohydroxyphosphoribosylaminopyrimidine deaminase/5-amino-6-(5-phosphoribosylamino)uracil reductase RibD: protein MTPSAHFMNKALEQAAQALFLSSPNPRVGCVIVDASDRIIGQGFTLQAGGPHAEVMALRDAAAKGNDVRGATAYVTLEPCSHHGRTGPCCDALIAAGIAKVVGALTDPNPQVAGQGFERLRAAGVDVEIGPGAAESRELNIGFFSRMIRGTPWVRMKAASSLDGVTALHNGQSQWITSAAARADGHAWRARACTILTGIGTVLEDNPRLNVRDQPTPRQPRIAVVDSKLDIPPDAHVLKAPSGCFIYTCSINQSKIEKLRALGATVIAMPNAAGKVDLAALLRDLAQRGTNELHVEAGFKLNGSLIHEGLVDELLFYQAPKLLGTGAMGIANFGPLDSLEQGLPLEFHDVARMGPDLRIVARIQGREQF from the coding sequence ATGACACCCTCTGCCCATTTCATGAACAAGGCGCTTGAGCAGGCTGCTCAGGCGCTTTTTCTTTCCTCACCCAACCCGCGCGTTGGCTGCGTGATCGTCGATGCCTCGGACCGTATCATCGGCCAGGGCTTTACCCTGCAGGCCGGTGGCCCCCACGCCGAGGTGATGGCATTGCGCGATGCGGCGGCCAAGGGCAACGATGTGCGTGGAGCCACGGCCTATGTGACGCTGGAGCCCTGCTCGCACCATGGCCGTACCGGCCCCTGCTGCGACGCCTTGATCGCAGCCGGCATAGCCAAGGTGGTGGGGGCGCTGACGGATCCCAATCCGCAAGTGGCCGGCCAGGGCTTCGAGCGGCTGCGCGCCGCGGGTGTTGATGTGGAGATTGGCCCCGGCGCAGCCGAATCACGCGAGCTCAATATCGGTTTTTTCAGCCGCATGATTCGCGGCACGCCCTGGGTGCGCATGAAGGCGGCCAGCTCGCTGGATGGCGTCACGGCCTTGCACAATGGTCAAAGCCAGTGGATCACCTCGGCGGCTGCCCGCGCCGATGGACATGCCTGGCGTGCCCGCGCCTGCACGATCTTGACCGGCATAGGCACGGTGCTGGAAGACAACCCGCGCCTGAACGTGCGCGACCAGCCCACGCCACGCCAGCCGCGTATTGCGGTGGTGGACAGCAAGCTGGACATCCCGCCGGACGCTCATGTTTTGAAAGCACCTAGCGGTTGCTTCATATACACCTGCAGCATAAACCAGTCCAAGATCGAGAAACTGCGAGCGCTAGGTGCTACGGTTATTGCTATGCCGAATGCAGCGGGCAAGGTCGATCTGGCAGCCCTGCTGCGCGATCTGGCCCAGCGCGGCACGAATGAGCTGCATGTGGAAGCAGGCTTCAAACTCAACGGCTCACTGATTCACGAAGGTCTGGTCGATGAGCTCCTCTTCTATCAAGCCCCCAAGCTGCTAGGCACGGGAGCCATGGGCATTGCCAACTTCGGCCCGCTCGACAGCCTGGAGCAAGGCCTGCCACTGGAGTTCCATGATGTCGCCCGCATGGGACCGGATCTGCGCATTGTTGCCAGAATCCAGGGCCGAGAGCAGTTCTAG
- a CDS encoding pilus assembly protein, with amino-acid sequence MKRKIIIKNLAYSLAIAGLATHIYTNATPLNFATYPAGSASIEPAPNVIISVDDSGSMGDSGISALKTALKDTFAVSNIPDKRLRIAWQSMNRCNGIPSNSTSCGNRNSLKILEGAHRTNFLTWVDTLTAKDGTPSHQMVRNAGDYLKNTPLNSDSPWAEVPGTRLGNVLSCRKSFHIFMTDGGWNSSTSSTTTNIDGDRNLTGYKTISPGNIDGTNATFADQKSYVASSTQTKIYSDSWGSTSQTCSNRTSCSTDGINTLADLSFYYWATDLRDDIPNQVKPIIKKSGSEIFKNSRNQNIEIEEYWNPKNNPATWQSLTTYTIGFSGAATWTGTPTWGGDTFSGDYSKLITGDLSWPSPLCKSDNTSSDTGTFSCDGVYNRTTSGYNVNENNRKKELWHMAINGRGKFIPASTSEDLKNAFKDIVSNIIEDTSQPLTGYASSSSSISTQDAKLYTATYDASGWKGAIYSQIAATDTGVLSANSAWGNNINNRLPTTADKLDARTGQIANRLVLTSNGSAGISFNYANLSDAQKSSLTTSLGTNATTANKTSLGTAIADFIRGDITNNGGTVQNFNFRTRSSIQGDIVNSAIWYTGSPSQGYNQPGYSAFAARYKTRIPMLYVGGNDGMLHGFSAVDGQEKISYIPEGIIFRLPQLASSSYTHQYYVDGSAFTGDIVINSTSTDLADRWRTMLVGSLGAGGKGYFVLDVTQPGPTINTGYASNFSTANAGSIVVLDKTATTDADIGYIFSTPVVSEYSPQISTQIVKMNNDRWAVVMGNGINSTNERPVLLVQYLDGQKELVKITAASSGTNASSNGLSAPRLVDLNGDGTPDIIYAGDLRGNLWKFDLSSSNPQNWGIAFSGQPLFTASYTANNATTLQPITTAPLVRVSESTAGLMVAFGTGINVTEGDRTDASVQSFYSVVDNTRYKLCAADQTSCTAGKVIIDTNAATPTVVAKSNLVARTFSSTATAGTGNSQGQNFWGMGTQSELNYLNSKGWYFNFPVTGERVLRNPRFYSAASNIIDILSDVPASGGNVEGETCEPTSTPAKAWRSLLGIEFGLKPVQQLLDTNGDGLYNSADSGTNRTTSSPREISLGTRGGKINIGTQQTSNTGKLSNPVTSLNWRQLQ; translated from the coding sequence ATGAAAAGAAAAATAATTATCAAGAACCTCGCCTATTCTTTGGCTATCGCAGGTCTTGCCACACATATTTACACAAATGCAACGCCACTTAATTTCGCAACATACCCTGCAGGCAGCGCAAGCATAGAACCTGCCCCTAATGTCATCATTTCGGTTGACGACTCTGGAAGTATGGGCGACTCTGGCATTAGTGCACTCAAAACGGCATTAAAAGACACATTTGCAGTAAGCAATATTCCCGACAAAAGACTCCGTATTGCTTGGCAATCCATGAATCGATGCAATGGCATCCCTAGCAATAGCACATCTTGTGGTAATAGAAACTCCCTGAAAATCCTGGAGGGAGCACATCGCACCAATTTCTTGACTTGGGTGGATACGCTCACCGCAAAGGATGGAACTCCATCTCATCAGATGGTAAGAAATGCCGGAGATTATTTAAAAAATACACCGCTGAATAGTGATTCCCCGTGGGCAGAGGTACCCGGAACCCGGTTGGGCAATGTACTCTCTTGCCGGAAATCCTTCCATATTTTCATGACAGATGGTGGCTGGAACAGCTCCACCAGCAGCACGACTACAAATATAGATGGAGACAGAAACCTTACGGGCTACAAAACCATATCCCCAGGGAATATTGATGGAACAAATGCAACATTTGCAGATCAAAAATCATACGTAGCAAGTTCCACTCAAACAAAAATATACTCAGACTCCTGGGGATCAACCAGTCAAACCTGCTCTAACAGAACCAGTTGCTCAACAGATGGTATTAATACCTTAGCCGATCTTTCATTTTATTATTGGGCGACCGACCTGAGAGACGATATCCCAAATCAAGTCAAACCAATCATAAAAAAGAGTGGTTCAGAAATATTCAAGAACTCCAGAAATCAGAACATTGAAATTGAAGAGTATTGGAATCCAAAGAATAATCCAGCAACATGGCAAAGCTTGACAACATATACCATTGGATTTAGTGGCGCAGCAACCTGGACAGGCACCCCGACCTGGGGAGGAGACACCTTCTCTGGCGACTACAGTAAATTGATTACAGGAGATTTATCTTGGCCAAGCCCACTTTGTAAATCCGATAACACCTCTTCTGATACTGGGACATTTTCTTGCGATGGTGTTTACAACAGAACAACCTCCGGGTACAACGTAAACGAAAATAATAGAAAAAAAGAGCTATGGCACATGGCCATCAATGGACGCGGCAAGTTCATTCCTGCCTCGACCAGTGAAGATCTGAAAAATGCGTTCAAGGATATTGTCAGCAATATTATTGAAGACACGTCTCAACCCCTCACTGGATATGCAAGCTCATCCAGTTCCATCAGCACGCAGGATGCCAAACTCTATACAGCAACCTACGACGCAAGTGGATGGAAGGGAGCTATTTATTCCCAGATTGCTGCAACGGATACGGGAGTCCTTTCCGCAAACTCAGCTTGGGGAAACAATATAAACAACCGCCTACCTACTACGGCAGACAAGCTTGATGCCCGTACAGGACAGATAGCAAATAGATTAGTATTGACAAGCAATGGCAGCGCCGGCATCAGCTTTAACTATGCAAACCTGTCGGATGCACAAAAATCTAGCTTGACCACGTCTCTGGGAACCAATGCGACAACCGCAAACAAAACAAGTCTTGGAACAGCCATAGCGGATTTCATACGTGGAGATATCACCAACAATGGAGGGACTGTTCAGAATTTCAATTTTAGAACACGCAGCTCCATTCAAGGCGACATCGTCAATTCAGCCATATGGTATACGGGATCTCCAAGTCAAGGCTACAATCAGCCAGGATACTCCGCATTTGCAGCGCGCTATAAAACACGAATACCCATGCTTTATGTAGGCGGAAATGACGGAATGCTACATGGATTTTCTGCAGTGGATGGCCAAGAGAAAATCTCTTATATCCCAGAAGGAATAATATTCAGACTTCCGCAGCTTGCAAGCAGCTCATATACTCATCAATATTATGTAGATGGCTCTGCATTCACTGGTGACATTGTCATCAACTCCACAAGCACAGACCTTGCGGACCGATGGCGCACCATGCTTGTTGGAAGCCTCGGCGCCGGCGGAAAAGGTTATTTCGTTCTCGATGTAACCCAGCCCGGCCCCACTATCAACACGGGATATGCCAGTAACTTTTCAACCGCAAATGCGGGAAGTATCGTTGTCCTAGATAAAACTGCGACAACAGATGCAGATATTGGATATATTTTCAGCACCCCAGTCGTAAGTGAGTATAGCCCTCAAATTTCGACGCAAATTGTCAAAATGAACAATGACCGATGGGCCGTTGTCATGGGCAATGGCATAAATAGCACCAATGAGCGCCCTGTTCTGCTGGTCCAATATCTTGACGGGCAAAAGGAATTGGTAAAAATCACCGCAGCCTCATCAGGAACCAATGCCAGCAGCAATGGTTTATCCGCTCCTCGTCTGGTTGACCTGAATGGCGACGGCACACCTGACATCATTTATGCAGGAGATCTTCGCGGAAATCTGTGGAAATTTGATCTTTCTAGTTCAAATCCGCAGAACTGGGGGATTGCATTTTCAGGTCAGCCACTTTTTACAGCGAGCTATACAGCCAATAATGCGACAACCTTGCAACCCATCACTACAGCACCACTGGTTAGAGTCAGTGAAAGCACGGCCGGTCTCATGGTCGCCTTTGGCACCGGAATAAATGTGACCGAAGGTGATAGAACAGACGCATCTGTCCAAAGTTTCTATTCTGTGGTTGACAATACACGCTATAAGCTGTGCGCGGCCGATCAAACATCATGCACTGCCGGAAAGGTAATTATCGATACCAATGCAGCAACCCCGACTGTCGTTGCAAAGTCAAATCTGGTTGCAAGAACATTCTCAAGCACCGCAACGGCAGGCACCGGAAATAGCCAAGGCCAGAATTTCTGGGGTATGGGAACTCAATCCGAGCTAAATTATCTCAACAGCAAGGGTTGGTACTTTAATTTCCCGGTAACTGGTGAGCGAGTTCTTAGAAATCCAAGATTCTATTCAGCAGCAAGCAACATCATAGACATTCTTTCAGATGTACCTGCCTCCGGCGGAAATGTAGAAGGGGAAACATGCGAACCAACCTCCACCCCAGCCAAAGCCTGGCGCAGTCTTTTAGGTATCGAATTCGGGCTTAAACCTGTTCAGCAGCTCCTGGATACCAATGGAGATGGTCTTTATAATAGCGCCGACAGTGGTACGAATAGAACCACCTCCTCTCCGCGAGAAATATCTTTAGGTACGCGAGGAGGGAAGATTAATATTGGTACTCAGCAAACCTCCAATACAGGAAAGCTCAGCAACCCAGTGACCTCTCTGAACTGGCGACAGCTTCAATAA
- a CDS encoding type IV pilin protein, whose amino-acid sequence MNSMEKQKGFTLIELMITVAVIGILAAIAYPSYAEYTQRGFRNEAKAGLQQAALWMERAATANGVYPITGDSTQKTAMDKMLAQYGTSRYTFSFASSSTSAYVIQAAPQGGQAVDKCKTLTLNQAGVTGANSKVQGDTGYNADCWGK is encoded by the coding sequence ATGAACAGCATGGAAAAACAAAAGGGCTTTACACTCATCGAGCTAATGATTACGGTTGCTGTCATAGGTATTCTGGCTGCGATTGCTTACCCGAGCTACGCTGAATACACGCAACGAGGATTTAGAAATGAAGCCAAAGCCGGCTTGCAGCAAGCGGCCCTATGGATGGAGCGTGCAGCAACTGCCAACGGCGTCTACCCGATCACTGGTGACAGCACCCAGAAGACAGCCATGGACAAGATGCTGGCCCAGTACGGTACAAGCAGGTATACCTTCAGCTTCGCAAGCTCCAGCACATCTGCCTATGTCATCCAAGCAGCCCCTCAAGGAGGTCAAGCAGTTGACAAATGCAAGACTCTTACCTTGAACCAGGCAGGTGTTACCGGCGCCAACAGCAAGGTACAAGGAGACACGGGCTACAACGCCGACTGCTGGGGCAAGTAG